A region of Prochlorococcus marinus subsp. pastoris str. CCMP1986 DNA encodes the following proteins:
- a CDS encoding cofactor assembly of complex C subunit B has translation MTYSLNSTLLLTILLAIGLFFFLRASSKDRTTIVEITSCQKPIEVLKVMYEWLNLRGWNQTGGDFDQRILIFKGQVVSSKFLAIFLGLLGGLGSCALGLVIIQIYPTLGWWPILLGLIGGPLSGMIYFRKSAREEKFELRLISSEDNEEMTLIRLRAHRDELISLENELRDRLKLKSDGSLFKTPI, from the coding sequence ATGACTTATTCTCTTAATTCAACATTATTACTTACAATTCTTCTTGCAATAGGTTTATTTTTTTTCCTAAGAGCTTCAAGTAAAGATAGAACGACAATAGTTGAAATAACTTCCTGTCAAAAACCTATAGAAGTTTTAAAAGTTATGTACGAATGGCTTAATCTAAGAGGTTGGAACCAGACAGGTGGAGATTTTGATCAAAGAATTTTAATATTTAAAGGCCAAGTTGTATCTAGCAAATTTTTAGCAATTTTTTTAGGTTTGCTTGGTGGGTTAGGATCCTGTGCTCTAGGGTTAGTAATTATTCAAATTTATCCAACTTTGGGATGGTGGCCTATTCTTTTAGGTCTAATTGGAGGACCTTTATCAGGAATGATTTATTTTAGGAAATCAGCTAGGGAAGAAAAATTTGAATTGAGATTGATAAGTAGTGAAGATAATGAAGAAATGACGTTAATAAGATTAAGAGCTCATAGAGATGAATTAATATCTTTAGAAAATGAATTAAGAGATAGGCTCAAATTAAAAAGTGATGGTTCTTTGTTCAAAACACCAATTTAG
- a CDS encoding ribonuclease D has protein sequence MNNGEKNKKINFSHNDINTDLYNLYKDSSYLAVDTEAMGLIHGRDRLCLIQICNELNLTACIKIELNNSDSPNIKKLFEDKNIMKIFHYARFDVAALRCNLEINTRNIFCTKIASKLARTYTNKHGLKDLINELLEVELDKSSQSSDWGSLEDLSNKQIDYAANDVRYLIETMHKLKLILDREGRYELAQKCFKTIPVHSELDILKFSNIFEH, from the coding sequence ATGAATAATGGTGAAAAAAATAAAAAAATAAATTTTTCCCATAATGATATTAATACTGATTTATATAATCTTTACAAGGACTCATCTTATTTAGCTGTAGATACTGAGGCAATGGGATTGATCCATGGAAGAGATAGGCTTTGTTTAATACAAATATGTAATGAATTAAATTTGACTGCATGCATAAAAATAGAACTTAACAACTCAGATTCACCCAATATAAAAAAATTATTTGAAGATAAAAACATAATGAAAATATTTCATTATGCCAGATTTGATGTGGCAGCTCTAAGATGTAATCTTGAAATTAATACAAGAAATATTTTCTGTACAAAAATAGCCAGTAAATTAGCAAGGACTTACACAAATAAACATGGCTTAAAAGATTTAATCAATGAATTACTAGAAGTAGAATTAGATAAAAGTTCGCAAAGTAGTGATTGGGGAAGCTTGGAAGATTTATCTAATAAGCAAATTGATTATGCTGCCAACGACGTTAGATATTTAATTGAGACAATGCACAAATTAAAGCTGATTCTTGATAGAGAAGGAAGATATGAGTTGGCTCAAAAATGTTTTAAGACTATTCCAGTTCATTCTGAATTAGATATATTAAAATTCTCGAATATATTTGAACATTAA
- a CDS encoding lipid-A-disaccharide synthase-related protein, with translation MIQSHNDPTSIASHSVLIICNGHGEDVIALEIIKRFLKKIKIKKVEVMPLVGNGKIFDCIKSKNFSKIGYLKELPSGGFSNQSLKGFILDFFAGFLVDAFKNFLIVRGKSKDNYKIIAVGDLLPLFFAWISKCEFSFLGMPKSDHTWSNGPGWALSDFYHKIKGSEWDPWEIFIMRSPRCKSLIMRDEITANNLNKKKISAKYFGNPMMDFVDTKNENISNIIMFNRLILIIGSRFPEALNNLDIFLKCLEDVKISNDLIILLPLSINANVFTIKRHLSHNGYLEENNVNFLVGEDSVWKNKDKYILLGKSTFNQWANMACVGLSNAGTATEQITGLGIPSISIPGAGPQFTKSFAKRQSRLLGGSVLVCDNKKTLIDNLEVLLNKKDYRLKQVKIGMKRMGKRGASKKIVDHINLNLLT, from the coding sequence ATGATTCAATCACATAATGATCCTACCAGTATCGCGTCTCATTCTGTATTAATTATATGTAATGGACATGGGGAAGATGTTATCGCATTAGAAATAATAAAAAGATTCTTAAAAAAAATAAAAATTAAAAAAGTTGAAGTTATGCCATTGGTTGGCAATGGTAAGATTTTTGACTGCATAAAATCCAAGAATTTTAGCAAAATTGGTTATCTCAAGGAATTACCAAGCGGAGGTTTTAGTAATCAAAGCTTAAAAGGATTTATTCTTGATTTTTTTGCAGGGTTTTTAGTAGATGCTTTTAAAAACTTTTTAATTGTAAGAGGCAAGTCAAAAGATAATTATAAAATTATTGCCGTGGGTGATTTGTTGCCTTTATTTTTTGCGTGGATCTCAAAATGCGAATTTAGTTTTCTCGGCATGCCTAAAAGTGATCATACATGGAGTAACGGACCTGGATGGGCATTGAGTGATTTTTATCATAAAATTAAAGGCTCTGAATGGGACCCTTGGGAAATTTTTATAATGAGGTCTCCTAGATGTAAAAGTTTAATAATGAGAGATGAAATTACAGCAAATAATTTAAATAAAAAAAAGATTAGTGCTAAATATTTTGGGAACCCAATGATGGATTTTGTAGATACAAAAAATGAAAATATTTCTAATATTATTATGTTTAATAGGTTAATTTTAATAATAGGAAGTCGATTCCCTGAGGCTCTAAATAATCTTGATATTTTTTTAAAATGTTTAGAAGATGTAAAAATATCAAATGATTTGATTATTCTTTTGCCTCTAAGTATTAATGCAAATGTTTTTACGATTAAGCGTCACCTATCTCATAATGGTTATTTGGAAGAAAATAATGTGAATTTTTTGGTTGGTGAAGATTCAGTTTGGAAAAATAAAGATAAATATATTTTGTTAGGCAAAAGTACTTTTAATCAGTGGGCTAATATGGCCTGTGTTGGATTGTCAAATGCAGGCACTGCTACAGAACAAATAACTGGCCTTGGTATACCCTCTATTTCTATTCCAGGCGCTGGCCCTCAATTCACAAAATCATTTGCAAAAAGACAGTCTAGATTATTAGGAGGAAGTGTATTAGTTTGTGATAATAAAAAAACTCTTATTGATAATTTAGAGGTTTTACTAAATAAAAAAGATTACAGATTAAAACAAGTAAAAATCGGAATGAAAAGAATGGGTAAAAGGGGGGCTAGTAAAAAAATTGTGGATCATATAAATTTAAATTTGTTAACTTGA
- the purM gene encoding phosphoribosylformylglycinamidine cyclo-ligase: MDYKTSGVDIKAGREFVSEIKQSVESTYSSNVLEGIGGFGGLFKIPLEGLKKPVLVSGTDGVGTKLELAQIKNFHFEVGIDLVAMCMNDIITTGAKPLFFLDYIATGKLEKNQLLEVINGIAHSCRENKCSILGGETAEMPGFYSKNKYDLAGFCVGIADEEKLINGKKICENDLIIALQSNGMHSNGFSLVRKIIENNNQIDKQFEKKYNLDFYDELLKPTKIYFKIVNQILSQNIQIKGMSHITGGGIPENLPRCMSSDFIPYIDKKSWKIPVLFEFLKDVGQIPEKDFWNTFNLGVGFCLIIDKKYKDKILNICNAFDISSWVLGKVLKKNNSKENNFLPEIII, encoded by the coding sequence ATGGATTACAAAACATCAGGAGTTGACATAAAAGCTGGAAGAGAATTTGTATCAGAAATAAAGCAATCTGTCGAATCAACATATTCATCTAATGTTTTGGAGGGGATTGGAGGATTTGGAGGTTTATTTAAAATTCCTCTTGAGGGTTTAAAGAAACCCGTCTTAGTATCAGGAACTGATGGTGTTGGCACGAAATTGGAATTAGCTCAAATCAAAAACTTTCACTTTGAAGTTGGGATTGATTTAGTAGCAATGTGTATGAACGACATTATTACAACTGGAGCAAAGCCGCTTTTTTTTCTTGATTATATTGCTACAGGCAAGCTTGAAAAAAATCAATTATTAGAAGTTATTAATGGTATTGCGCATAGTTGTCGAGAAAATAAATGCTCTATACTTGGAGGAGAAACCGCGGAGATGCCAGGATTTTACTCAAAGAATAAGTATGATTTGGCAGGATTTTGCGTTGGAATAGCTGACGAAGAAAAATTAATTAATGGCAAAAAAATATGTGAAAATGATTTGATAATTGCATTACAAAGTAACGGAATGCATAGTAATGGATTTAGTTTAGTTAGAAAAATAATTGAAAATAATAATCAAATTGATAAGCAATTTGAAAAAAAATATAACTTAGATTTTTATGATGAATTATTAAAACCTACAAAAATTTATTTTAAAATTGTAAATCAAATTTTATCTCAAAATATTCAAATAAAGGGAATGTCGCATATCACTGGAGGAGGAATTCCTGAAAATTTACCAAGGTGTATGTCTTCTGATTTTATTCCTTACATAGATAAGAAATCATGGAAGATTCCTGTTTTATTTGAATTTTTAAAGGATGTAGGTCAGATTCCTGAAAAAGATTTCTGGAACACTTTTAATCTTGGGGTGGGATTTTGTTTAATAATTGATAAGAAATATAAGGATAAGATCTTAAATATTTGTAATGCTTTTGATATATCAAGTTGGGTCCTAGGAAAGGTTCTCAAGAAAAATAATTCAAAAGAGAATAATTTTTTGCCTGAAATAATAATTTAA
- a CDS encoding bifunctional pantoate--beta-alanine ligase/(d)CMP kinase yields MNKIIIRKTEDLKEWRRNLKCDINFIPTMGNLHDGHQKLISTAQSSNCNTNLLSIFVNPLQFDSKEDLKSYPKTVDKDIEIAFSNGADAIFIPNVTDIYPKKNKSISYLKASKELSSALCGLTRVGHFDGVCTVVYRLLKLIQPKNLFLGEKDWQQLLIIKNLIEEKKFNIKIIPVPTQRDSDGVPFSSRNKHLSKSERKSLKLFSNELENAKIIFKKDKRIDLKQLTNKLKSKNISIEYLEHLHPYSLKKVQSNDNISILAGAIKCGKTRLIDHVFLMKRKPIIAIDGPAGSGKSTITKLIAKELNLLYLDTGAMYRAISWLFKKEKIDYAKESELKKILNNISIIFKSNSISQQDVFINNFCVTEEIRSQEISSIVSKISSIKKVREFLVYEQRKIGQSGGLVAEGRDIGTTVFPNAELKIFLTASIDERAKRRKSELDLRGTEEIDFNQLRELIRKRDFEDSTRKISPLKKANDAIELLTDGYSINEVVEKIVNIYNLNIPKEIQLE; encoded by the coding sequence GTGAACAAAATAATAATAAGAAAAACAGAGGATCTTAAAGAATGGAGACGAAATCTCAAATGTGATATTAACTTTATCCCAACTATGGGAAATCTTCATGATGGTCATCAAAAATTAATATCAACTGCACAAAGTTCAAATTGCAATACAAACTTATTAAGTATTTTTGTTAATCCACTTCAATTTGATAGCAAAGAAGACCTTAAAAGCTACCCCAAAACTGTTGATAAAGATATTGAAATTGCTTTTTCCAATGGGGCAGATGCAATTTTTATTCCAAATGTAACTGATATCTATCCAAAAAAGAATAAAAGCATAAGTTATTTGAAAGCCTCTAAAGAATTATCTTCAGCTTTATGTGGGCTTACAAGAGTGGGGCATTTTGATGGGGTTTGCACTGTTGTTTATAGATTACTGAAACTCATACAACCCAAAAATCTTTTTTTAGGAGAAAAAGACTGGCAACAACTATTAATCATAAAAAACCTTATAGAAGAAAAAAAATTCAACATCAAAATTATCCCTGTTCCTACTCAAAGAGATTCTGATGGGGTCCCATTTAGTTCGCGTAATAAGCATTTATCTAAAAGTGAAAGAAAAAGTCTTAAATTATTCTCAAATGAACTAGAAAATGCAAAAATAATTTTTAAAAAGGATAAAAGAATTGACTTAAAACAACTAACAAACAAACTCAAATCAAAAAATATTTCAATTGAATATTTAGAACATTTACATCCCTACAGCTTGAAAAAAGTTCAATCAAACGATAATATTTCAATTTTAGCAGGTGCGATAAAATGTGGGAAAACAAGACTAATTGATCACGTTTTTCTTATGAAAAGAAAGCCAATTATTGCAATTGATGGGCCAGCTGGTTCAGGGAAAAGTACCATAACAAAGTTAATTGCCAAGGAGTTAAATCTTTTATATCTAGATACTGGAGCAATGTATAGAGCAATAAGTTGGCTCTTTAAAAAAGAAAAGATTGATTATGCTAAAGAGTCAGAATTAAAAAAAATTCTTAATAATATTTCTATTATTTTTAAGTCAAATTCTATTTCTCAGCAAGATGTATTTATAAATAATTTTTGTGTAACTGAAGAAATTCGTTCACAAGAAATAAGTTCTATTGTATCTAAAATTTCATCAATAAAAAAAGTGAGAGAATTTTTAGTTTATGAGCAAAGAAAAATTGGCCAATCTGGAGGATTGGTGGCTGAAGGGAGAGACATAGGAACAACAGTTTTTCCAAATGCAGAACTTAAAATATTCCTAACAGCTAGCATTGACGAAAGAGCTAAAAGAAGAAAGTCAGAGTTAGATTTAAGAGGGACTGAAGAAATAGACTTCAATCAATTAAGAGAACTTATAAGAAAAAGAGATTTTGAGGATTCAACAAGAAAAATTTCTCCTCTCAAAAAAGCAAACGATGCAATTGAACTTCTTACTGACGGATATTCAATTAATGAAGTAGTAGAAAAAATTGTTAACATCTACAATTTAAACATTCCCAAAGAAATTCAACTCGAATAA
- a CDS encoding low molecular weight protein-tyrosine-phosphatase, which translates to MKKQTVLFVCLGNICRSPAAEAIFLDLINKKGLNDSFIVDSAGTGSWHIGKKADTRMRIASRKRGVEIFSRARQINSNDFEKFNYIVAMDDSNYENIIDMKSRKSLSDFASIKKIQNFRSVFHEIEVPDPYFGGDEGFDNVLDILEDSVSGFLDTIY; encoded by the coding sequence ATGAAAAAACAAACAGTTCTTTTTGTATGTTTAGGTAATATTTGTAGGTCTCCTGCTGCCGAAGCAATATTCCTAGATTTAATTAATAAAAAAGGATTAAATGATAGTTTTATTGTTGATTCTGCAGGGACTGGTAGTTGGCATATAGGGAAGAAGGCTGATACTAGAATGAGAATAGCATCACGAAAAAGGGGCGTAGAAATCTTTAGTAGAGCTAGACAAATAAATTCTAATGATTTTGAAAAATTTAACTATATAGTTGCTATGGATGATTCAAATTATGAAAATATTATTGATATGAAATCTCGAAAATCATTATCTGATTTTGCATCAATAAAAAAGATACAAAATTTCAGATCAGTTTTTCACGAAATAGAAGTCCCTGATCCTTACTTTGGAGGAGATGAGGGATTTGATAATGTCCTTGATATTTTAGAAGACTCTGTCAGTGGTTTTCTAGATACTATTTATTAA
- a CDS encoding phycoerythrobilin:ferredoxin oxidoreductase, whose protein sequence is MLIQNTIFYSQEWRWAKFIKFLISQLDNYHCVEHKIASDFSYKESSYGSKKSKKNINLFTWGATHQKRINFARAVCINSPNYSVLNFLIIPKTSYNIPFLGVDFVSLPTSHLLVLDFQPSLKVENQFNSELLEQIIKLKKSCHSSLPVAEKMSEDVAKFFSPGLIWSRLAKHQDSDNLIENQLYDSFKEYLNLYLKTLFESEEVGHGLQQELINGQNDYLNYRRDNDPARPMLSSLFGKDFTESLINKVLFSTNKVL, encoded by the coding sequence ATGTTAATTCAAAATACTATTTTTTATAGCCAAGAATGGCGATGGGCTAAATTTATAAAATTCTTAATTTCTCAGTTAGACAACTATCATTGCGTCGAACATAAAATAGCTTCTGATTTTTCTTACAAAGAGTCAAGCTATGGTTCAAAAAAATCAAAAAAGAATATTAATCTTTTCACATGGGGAGCAACTCATCAAAAAAGGATTAACTTCGCAAGAGCTGTATGTATAAATAGTCCAAATTATTCTGTTTTGAATTTTTTAATTATCCCAAAAACTTCCTATAACATTCCATTCCTAGGCGTAGATTTTGTTTCTTTACCTACTAGTCATTTATTAGTTTTAGATTTTCAGCCATCTTTAAAAGTCGAAAATCAGTTTAATTCTGAATTACTAGAACAAATAATAAAACTTAAAAAATCATGTCATTCATCTCTACCTGTAGCTGAAAAAATGTCTGAAGATGTAGCAAAATTTTTTTCCCCAGGATTGATTTGGTCTAGATTAGCAAAGCATCAAGATAGTGATAATTTGATAGAAAATCAGCTTTATGATTCATTCAAAGAATATTTAAATTTGTATCTAAAAACTCTTTTTGAAAGTGAGGAAGTTGGCCACGGCTTACAACAAGAGTTAATTAATGGTCAAAATGATTATTTGAACTATAGAAGGGATAATGACCCAGCAAGGCCAATGTTATCAAGTTTATTTGGTAAAGATTTTACAGAATCCTTAATTAATAAAGTATTATTTTCTACTAATAAAGTTTTATAA
- a CDS encoding 15,16-dihydrobiliverdin:ferredoxin oxidoreductase, translating to MFESLKNFVKTNIEDLDGKELEISKEFKEHHNKDSKYIIKNWIFESQQYRKWRITKLDGGDKLQVFNTVAYPNFKSEFPILGADILWFGTSQKLLAIFDYQPLIQEKKYLQKYCSSLDFIKNQYSVFDNHKMKNIYDSKKYFSPWVMICRGNKLNLDRDLNNIFCSFVSNYLTINKLHQNNQFLDLEQIKNNQIDYDKYSAEKDPADKLFKTFFGETWTENFINNFLFTLNHNPLK from the coding sequence ATGTTTGAATCATTAAAAAATTTTGTGAAGACCAATATTGAAGATTTAGATGGTAAAGAATTAGAAATATCAAAAGAATTCAAAGAACATCATAATAAAGACTCGAAATATATTATTAAAAATTGGATTTTTGAATCCCAACAATATAGAAAGTGGAGAATTACTAAATTAGATGGAGGAGATAAGCTCCAGGTTTTTAACACTGTTGCTTATCCAAATTTCAAAAGTGAGTTTCCTATATTAGGCGCTGATATTTTATGGTTTGGAACTTCTCAAAAATTACTAGCTATTTTTGATTATCAACCATTAATTCAGGAAAAAAAATATCTTCAGAAATATTGCTCAAGTTTAGATTTTATAAAAAATCAGTATTCTGTATTTGATAATCATAAAATGAAGAATATATATGATTCAAAAAAATATTTTTCGCCCTGGGTAATGATTTGTAGAGGTAATAAATTAAATCTTGATAGAGATTTAAATAATATTTTTTGTTCCTTTGTTAGTAATTATTTAACAATTAATAAACTACATCAAAATAATCAATTTTTGGATTTGGAACAAATAAAAAATAATCAAATAGATTACGATAAATATAGTGCTGAAAAAGATCCTGCTGACAAGTTATTTAAAACATTTTTTGGTGAAACCTGGACTGAAAATTTTATTAATAATTTTCTTTTTACTTTAAATCATAATCCTCTAAAATAA
- a CDS encoding heme oxygenase (biliverdin-producing) → MAVALAGQLREGTKKSHTMAENTGFVACFLKGVVEKKSYRKLISDLYFVYEAMEEEIERLVQEEHPVIKHIGFKSLFRKETLENDLKFYFGDNWQKEINISKSAKEYVNRIHLVAKKSPELLVGHHYTRYIGDLSGGQILKKIAKKALNLDGDNGLNFYEFKNIDDEKKFKEEYSKTLNQLPINQNIADQIIDEANQAFTYNMKMFKELEGNLIAVLGKIVFNYLTKKVRKGSTET, encoded by the coding sequence ATGGCAGTTGCTCTTGCAGGACAATTGAGAGAGGGGACAAAGAAATCCCATACTATGGCTGAAAATACTGGCTTTGTCGCTTGTTTTTTGAAAGGCGTTGTTGAAAAAAAATCCTACAGAAAACTGATAAGTGATTTATATTTTGTTTATGAAGCAATGGAAGAAGAAATTGAGAGATTGGTTCAAGAGGAACATCCGGTAATAAAACATATCGGCTTTAAATCACTTTTTAGAAAAGAAACACTTGAAAATGATCTCAAATTTTATTTTGGAGATAATTGGCAGAAGGAAATTAATATTTCTAAATCAGCGAAAGAATATGTCAACAGAATTCACTTGGTAGCAAAAAAATCTCCTGAATTACTGGTTGGCCATCACTATACCCGTTATATAGGAGATTTATCTGGCGGCCAAATTTTAAAAAAAATAGCAAAAAAAGCTTTAAATTTAGATGGAGATAACGGGTTAAACTTTTATGAATTTAAAAATATTGACGATGAAAAAAAATTTAAAGAAGAATATTCTAAGACTCTTAATCAGCTCCCGATAAATCAAAATATTGCTGATCAAATAATTGATGAAGCTAACCAAGCTTTTACTTATAATATGAAAATGTTTAAGGAGCTTGAGGGTAACTTAATAGCAGTATTAGGAAAAATAGTCTTCAATTATCTTACAAAGAAAGTTAGGAAGGGGAGTACAGAAACTTAA
- a CDS encoding NADP-dependent isocitrate dehydrogenase has translation MPKFEKLNLPKEGELITFNQGKPNVPNNPIVPYIRGDGTGVDIWPATQLVLDEAIKKSYGDERKINWFKVYAGDEACEIYGTYNYLPQDTIEAIRHFGVAIKGPLTTPIGGGIRSLNVALRQIFDLYSCVRPCKYYSGTPSPHKNPQNLDVIVYRENTEDIYMGIEWEADDHTCIDLINHLNNVVIPNSKNLKNRSIPDGSGIGIKPVSKLGSQRHIRKAIEHAKRLSGNKKHVTLVHKGNIMKYTEGAFRDWGYELAVNEFRADCITERESWILDNIHKNPEITIENNARKIEPGYDKLTSNKKAFICEEIKEVIASISNSHGNNKWEELIMVDDRIADSIFQQIQTRPQEYSILATLNLNGDYVSDAAAAIVGGLGMAPGANIGDNSAIFEATHGTAPKHAGLNKINPGSVILSGVMMLEYFGWNEAAKLVTSGISKAIEEKKVTYDLARLMEPKVAPLSCSGFAEAIISNF, from the coding sequence ATGCCTAAATTTGAAAAATTAAATTTACCAAAAGAAGGAGAGTTAATTACTTTTAATCAAGGTAAGCCTAATGTTCCTAATAATCCTATTGTCCCTTATATAAGAGGTGACGGTACTGGGGTAGATATTTGGCCAGCTACTCAACTTGTTCTTGATGAAGCAATAAAAAAAAGTTATGGAGATGAGAGAAAAATAAATTGGTTCAAAGTCTATGCTGGTGACGAAGCTTGTGAAATATACGGAACTTACAACTATTTACCACAGGATACTATTGAAGCAATAAGACACTTTGGAGTTGCAATTAAAGGCCCATTAACAACTCCTATAGGAGGGGGAATTAGATCTTTAAATGTCGCTTTAAGACAAATTTTTGACTTATATAGCTGCGTTAGACCTTGTAAATACTATTCAGGGACTCCTAGCCCTCATAAAAATCCACAAAATTTAGACGTAATTGTTTATAGAGAAAATACAGAAGATATTTATATGGGTATTGAATGGGAAGCCGATGATCATACATGCATTGATTTAATTAATCATCTAAATAATGTTGTCATTCCAAATAGCAAAAATTTAAAAAATAGATCAATACCGGACGGTTCAGGTATTGGGATAAAACCCGTAAGTAAGTTAGGAAGTCAAAGGCATATAAGAAAGGCCATAGAACATGCAAAAAGATTATCAGGAAATAAAAAGCATGTAACTCTTGTTCATAAAGGAAATATCATGAAATATACAGAAGGTGCATTTAGAGATTGGGGATATGAATTAGCAGTAAATGAATTCAGAGCAGACTGCATTACGGAAAGAGAAAGCTGGATTTTAGACAATATTCACAAAAATCCAGAAATTACAATCGAAAATAATGCCAGAAAGATAGAGCCAGGCTATGACAAGCTAACAAGTAATAAAAAAGCATTTATTTGCGAAGAAATAAAAGAAGTAATAGCCTCAATATCAAATTCTCATGGAAATAATAAATGGGAAGAACTCATTATGGTTGATGATCGAATTGCTGACAGTATTTTCCAACAAATTCAAACAAGGCCTCAAGAATATTCTATTCTTGCGACCTTGAACTTAAACGGAGATTATGTTTCTGATGCTGCTGCTGCAATTGTGGGAGGCCTAGGTATGGCTCCCGGAGCTAATATTGGAGATAATTCCGCAATTTTTGAAGCAACGCATGGAACAGCTCCAAAACATGCAGGATTAAACAAAATTAATCCGGGTTCGGTAATTCTTAGTGGAGTAATGATGCTTGAATATTTTGGTTGGAATGAAGCAGCGAAGCTGGTGACTTCTGGAATTAGTAAAGCTATTGAAGAAAAAAAAGTCACCTATGATCTAGCACGCTTAATGGAACCAAAGGTAGCACCACTATCCTGTAGTGGTTTTGCTGAAGCAATTATCTCAAATTTTTAA
- a CDS encoding four-carbon acid sugar kinase family protein, producing the protein MKVIVIDDDPTGSQTVNNCLLLLKWDYSTLIKGFQSKSNLFFILANTRSLSENDAKLRLVEICNALKKVISKESYKEEFIFVSRGDSTLRGHNFLEPKIMNDCLGPFDATFHIPAFIEGKRKTIDGEHFVDNVPVSQTIFAKDKIFGYKTSNVKQLLFQKCKSQIKFNDIQNLKISELKVLESKEKNIVFNKIRNLKENSHVIVDIENYSQLQKFSLSIKKLSKQKKFLFRTAASFISSISAVKDNPKEPFFYSLIRRKNREKKFLPGFLVIGSYIELTTMQLKEFLEISDCIPIELDVFEFLKISKLKSNQDQLEVFKNKLLAQIRSILKQENTPVLFTSRKEVSLARNDEQVNFNNSLAHFISELVSDLKNEIGYLVSKGGITSNVILSNGFKANYVYLQGQIITGVSLVTFKLENDENLPIVTFPGNIGNQDSLVKVWRILENKNNSSN; encoded by the coding sequence ATGAAAGTTATAGTGATTGATGATGATCCAACAGGTTCTCAAACAGTAAATAATTGTTTATTGCTTCTGAAATGGGATTATTCTACTTTAATCAAAGGATTTCAAAGCAAATCTAATTTATTTTTCATTTTGGCTAATACTAGGTCTTTATCAGAAAACGACGCAAAATTAAGATTAGTAGAAATTTGTAATGCCCTAAAAAAAGTTATCTCAAAGGAATCATATAAAGAGGAATTTATTTTTGTAAGTAGAGGTGATTCCACCCTTCGTGGTCATAATTTTTTAGAGCCTAAAATTATGAACGATTGTCTAGGACCTTTTGATGCTACCTTCCATATTCCAGCATTTATTGAAGGTAAAAGAAAGACAATTGATGGAGAGCATTTTGTTGATAATGTTCCAGTAAGTCAAACGATTTTTGCCAAAGATAAAATTTTTGGATACAAAACAAGTAATGTCAAACAATTATTATTTCAGAAATGTAAATCTCAAATTAAATTTAATGATATTCAAAATTTAAAAATATCCGAATTAAAAGTTCTTGAAAGTAAAGAAAAAAATATTGTTTTTAATAAGATCAGAAATTTAAAAGAAAATTCTCATGTAATTGTTGATATTGAGAATTATTCACAACTTCAAAAGTTTTCATTATCAATAAAAAAACTAAGTAAACAAAAGAAATTTCTCTTTAGGACCGCTGCAAGTTTTATAAGTTCAATATCTGCTGTAAAAGATAATCCTAAAGAACCATTTTTTTACTCCCTTATAAGAAGAAAAAATCGTGAAAAAAAATTTCTTCCAGGATTTTTAGTAATTGGATCTTATATAGAACTTACAACAATGCAATTAAAGGAATTCTTAGAAATAAGTGATTGTATACCAATAGAATTGGATGTTTTTGAATTTCTCAAAATTTCTAAATTAAAAAGTAATCAGGATCAATTGGAGGTGTTTAAAAACAAATTACTAGCGCAAATCAGATCTATATTAAAGCAAGAAAATACTCCCGTTTTATTTACCTCAAGAAAAGAAGTTTCTCTAGCTAGGAACGATGAGCAAGTAAATTTTAATAATTCTCTTGCTCATTTTATTTCTGAATTAGTTTCAGATTTGAAAAATGAAATAGGGTATTTAGTATCTAAGGGGGGAATCACGTCAAATGTAATTCTCAGTAATGGATTTAAAGCAAATTATGTTTATTTGCAAGGACAAATAATTACTGGGGTTTCTTTAGTTACTTTTAAACTTGAAAATGATGAGAATCTTCCAATCGTGACATTTCCTGGAAATATTGGTAACCAAGATTCATTGGTAAAAGTATGGAGAATTTTAGAAAATAAAAACAATTCTTCCAATTAA